From the genome of Candidatus Neomarinimicrobiota bacterium, one region includes:
- a CDS encoding PKD domain-containing protein, producing the protein MKLNYLLTVILLFTGIANSLRAQSALSQGEGPDTLWTRTFGGSDEDGGYCVQQTIDGGYIITGYTRSYGVGGWLIKTDSNGETLWTSRFGGHGDDRGMSVQQTPDYGYIIAGYYYDPIIADESDVWLIKTDSNGDTLWIKTFGGTGGDATFSVQQTTDSGYIITGYTRSYGAGDGDVWLIKTDTNGDTLWTRTFGGSSADFGRFVQQTVDGGFIVTGWTWSYGEGYSDVWLIKTDINGDTLWTKTFGGSDEDEGHSVQQTMDGGYIITGETRSYGAGYSDVWLIKTDSNGDTLWTKTFGDNRYDGGRSVKETKYGNYIITGFYDNPYGYTDVYLIKTDINGDVQWEKTFGGNDQDLGLSVQQTKDNGYVITGITYSYGAGLNDVWLIKTSADEYEQLVVDFSANTTEGRVPLTVQFADLSYPMGHITSWAWDFNNDGTMDSQEQNPVWTYTEIGLYTVSLTVSDGVDTLIITKENYVTVNPPYYPVIACIVDVPQDQGRHVYLNWSASYHDPLGGLTQYSIQLQNPHGEWVDLGTVTARQAESYTYLAATFGDSSAYGLVWSRFQVTAHTTDPAVYYTSPMDSGYSIDNLIPAAPTGLVASVIEGPTVSLVWNGPVDYDFDFFRVYRQAAANTNAEIMAETYDPALADTTVERGQSYDYWVSAMDINGNESGYSQAVSVTVLGTEESPSLPTAFTLHQNYPNPFNHATTLRFALPRATSVQLVVYDLQGRETAVLLDGPWPTGYHHVVWDGLLANGQPAPSGVYIVRLVTALYSRSIKMILMK; encoded by the coding sequence ATGAAACTGAATTATCTGTTGACTGTAATCCTATTATTCACCGGTATTGCCAACTCACTACGCGCCCAGTCTGCCCTGAGCCAGGGCGAAGGACCCGACACCTTATGGACGAGAACCTTTGGGGGAAGTGATGAGGATGGAGGATACTGTGTCCAACAAACGATTGATGGAGGTTATATCATCACCGGTTATACCCGCTCCTATGGTGTCGGAGGTTGGCTAATAAAGACCGACAGCAATGGTGAAACTCTGTGGACAAGCAGGTTTGGTGGACATGGTGATGATAGAGGTATGTCTGTCCAACAAACGCCTGATTATGGTTATATCATCGCAGGCTATTATTATGATCCCATAATTGCAGATGAGTCTGACGTTTGGTTAATCAAGACAGATAGTAATGGAGATACGCTATGGATAAAGACTTTTGGTGGGACAGGTGGTGATGCTACCTTTTCTGTCCAGCAAACGACTGACAGCGGTTACATTATTACTGGGTATACTCGTTCCTATGGTGCAGGTGATGGTGATGTGTGGTTGATAAAAACCGACACCAATGGCGACACCTTATGGACAAGAACCTTTGGAGGAAGTAGTGCTGATTTTGGAAGGTTTGTTCAACAAACTGTTGATGGTGGTTTTATCGTTACTGGGTGGACGTGGTCTTATGGAGAAGGATATTCAGACGTTTGGTTGATCAAGACTGACATCAACGGCGACACTCTCTGGACAAAGACATTTGGTGGAAGTGATGAGGATGAAGGTCATTCGGTCCAGCAAACAATGGATGGAGGTTACATCATTACTGGAGAGACTAGATCCTATGGGGCAGGGTATTCTGATGTGTGGCTAATTAAGACAGATAGTAATGGTGATACTCTTTGGACAAAGACCTTCGGAGATAATCGATATGATGGAGGCCGATCTGTTAAGGAAACTAAGTACGGTAATTATATAATTACTGGTTTTTATGACAATCCCTATGGATATACCGATGTATATTTAATCAAAACCGACATAAATGGCGACGTGCAGTGGGAAAAGACGTTTGGGGGGAATGACCAAGATTTAGGCCTCTCCGTGCAGCAAACGAAAGACAATGGATATGTAATTACTGGCATTACCTATTCCTATGGAGCAGGTCTTAATGATGTATGGCTGATTAAGACAAGTGCCGATGAATACGAACAGCTTGTTGTTGATTTTAGTGCTAACACAACCGAAGGAAGGGTGCCTCTCACCGTACAATTTGCGGATCTTTCTTATCCAATGGGTCATATTACATCTTGGGCATGGGACTTCAATAATGACGGAACCATGGATTCCCAGGAACAGAATCCCGTATGGACTTATACTGAAATAGGTCTGTATACCGTGAGTTTAACGGTGTCAGATGGTGTTGATACGCTAATAATCACAAAAGAAAATTATGTCACAGTTAATCCTCCTTACTATCCCGTTATCGCCTGCATCGTGGACGTCCCACAGGACCAGGGGCGTCATGTTTATCTTAATTGGTCTGCAAGCTATCATGACCCTTTGGGAGGCCTCACACAATACAGCATCCAGCTCCAGAACCCCCACGGTGAATGGGTGGACTTGGGCACGGTGACTGCCCGCCAGGCCGAAAGCTACACTTACCTGGCCGCCACCTTCGGCGATTCCAGCGCCTACGGCCTCGTCTGGAGCCGGTTCCAGGTCACCGCCCACACCACCGATCCTGCCGTATACTACACCTCACCGATGGACTCGGGTTACTCTATTGATAACCTGATCCCGGCGGCCCCCACGGGGTTGGTAGCGTCGGTGATTGAGGGTCCCACCGTTTCCCTGGTCTGGAATGGCCCGGTGGACTACGACTTCGACTTCTTCAGGGTATATCGGCAGGCCGCCGCCAATACTAATGCGGAAATCATGGCTGAGACCTATGATCCCGCTCTTGCAGATACCACTGTTGAAAGGGGCCAGAGCTACGACTATTGGGTTTCGGCCATGGATATCAACGGCAATGAGAGCGGCTATTCCCAGGCAGTGTCAGTGACGGTGCTAGGAACGGAGGAATCCCCAAGCCTACCCACCGCCTTCACCCTGCACCAGAACTACCCCAACCCCTTCAATCACGCCACCACCCTCCGCTTCGCCCTGCCCCGCGCAACATCGGTGCAGCTAGTGGTCTACGACCTCCAGGGTCGGGAGACGGCTGTGTTACTGGATGGGCCTTGGCCCACCGGATACCACCACGTAGTCTGGGATGGCCTGCTAGCCAATGGCCAGCCGGCCCCCAGCGGAGTCTACATCGTCCGCTTGGTAACGGCGCTATATTCCAGAAGCATCAAGATGATCCTCATGAAGTAG
- a CDS encoding RNA polymerase sigma factor RpoD/SigA codes for MGSDSNRALGNYLAEISKYEPLKPAKEIELTQRIKKGDKRAQHELIVSNLRFVVSVAKKFQGQGRPLEDLISEGNLGLIKAAERFDETRGFKFISYAVWWVRQSILQSLSEHSRMVRVPLNRQGDITKIVKAAEELEHQYERPALVEEIAKHVDKEPHEVAHTIQISRRHQSLDMPFSDTDSNSLMDVIADPESPEPDTILIHDSLKEEIRSALSTLKDRERDVIKMYFGIDQDYALTLNEIGEEFSLTRERVRQIKEKAIRRLQHKSRSTHLRPYL; via the coding sequence ATGGGAAGTGATTCCAACCGCGCTTTAGGTAACTACCTGGCGGAAATCAGCAAATATGAACCGCTGAAGCCGGCCAAGGAGATCGAACTCACCCAGCGCATCAAGAAAGGTGACAAGCGGGCTCAGCACGAGCTGATTGTATCCAATCTGCGTTTCGTGGTGAGCGTCGCCAAGAAGTTCCAGGGTCAGGGTCGTCCGCTGGAAGACCTGATCAGTGAGGGCAATCTCGGTCTCATCAAGGCCGCCGAGCGCTTCGACGAGACCCGGGGCTTCAAGTTCATCTCCTACGCCGTGTGGTGGGTGCGCCAGTCCATTCTCCAGTCCCTGTCCGAGCACTCCCGCATGGTGCGCGTCCCGCTCAACCGCCAGGGGGATATCACCAAGATCGTGAAAGCGGCTGAGGAGCTGGAGCACCAGTACGAGCGTCCGGCCCTGGTCGAGGAGATCGCCAAGCACGTGGATAAGGAACCCCACGAAGTGGCCCACACCATCCAGATCAGCCGGCGGCACCAGTCTCTGGATATGCCCTTCTCCGACACCGACTCCAATTCCCTGATGGATGTCATCGCCGACCCCGAGTCACCGGAGCCGGATACTATCTTGATCCACGACTCCCTCAAGGAAGAGATTCGGTCGGCCTTGTCCACGCTCAAGGATCGCGAGCGCGACGTCATCAAGATGTACTTCGGAATCGACCAGGACTATGCTCTGACGCTCAACGAAATCGGCGAGGAGTTCAGTCTCACTCGCGAGCGGGTGCGGCAGATCAAGGAAAAGGCCATCCGCCGCCTGCAGCACAAGTCCCGCAGCACCCACCTGCGGCCGTACCTGTAA
- the ruvB gene encoding Holliday junction branch migration DNA helicase RuvB produces the protein MIESKLTAPRPTEEDIIAEKSLRPSRLTEFIGQEETVANLRVYIESALRRSENLDHVLLFGPPGLGKTTLAYIIARELGVNIKASSGPVLERPADLAGILTNLAQRDVFFIDEIHRINNAVEEYLYAAMEDYRIDIMLDKGPASRSVQLALAPFTLIGATTRLGNLTSPLRDRFGVVLRLDFYSPDEIKEVIVRSAELLEIGVDPEAAEEIARRSRGTPRVANRILRRARDFAEVDGTGHLSVKMAKNALKRLGIDEIGLDEMDRRILTTLVNNYNGGPVGIETLAVALHESPRTIEEVYEPYLIKEGFLQRTPRGRVALERVYSYLKLKSPGNAKQPQQRLW, from the coding sequence ATGATCGAATCCAAACTCACTGCTCCGCGGCCCACCGAAGAAGATATTATCGCCGAAAAATCTCTGCGTCCGTCCAGACTCACAGAGTTCATCGGCCAGGAGGAGACGGTGGCAAACCTGCGGGTTTATATCGAATCCGCCCTGCGACGCAGTGAGAACCTCGATCACGTACTCCTGTTCGGTCCTCCCGGTCTTGGGAAGACCACCCTGGCCTATATCATCGCCCGGGAACTGGGTGTCAATATCAAGGCCTCCTCCGGGCCGGTGCTGGAGCGGCCCGCCGATCTGGCCGGCATTCTCACCAACCTGGCCCAGCGGGACGTGTTCTTCATAGACGAAATACACCGTATCAACAATGCCGTGGAAGAGTATTTATACGCGGCCATGGAGGACTATCGCATCGATATCATGCTGGACAAAGGCCCCGCCTCCCGCTCTGTCCAATTGGCCCTGGCTCCCTTTACCCTTATCGGCGCAACCACCCGCCTGGGAAATCTCACCTCCCCGCTACGTGACCGGTTCGGTGTCGTCCTGCGACTCGATTTCTATTCCCCGGATGAGATCAAGGAGGTGATCGTCCGGTCTGCGGAGCTGCTCGAAATTGGCGTGGACCCGGAAGCGGCGGAAGAAATCGCCCGCCGTTCACGTGGCACTCCGCGCGTGGCAAACCGCATCCTTCGCCGAGCACGGGACTTTGCAGAAGTGGATGGTACCGGGCATCTCTCGGTCAAGATGGCTAAAAACGCGTTGAAACGACTCGGTATCGACGAGATCGGCCTGGATGAGATGGACCGGCGTATCCTCACCACGCTGGTGAACAACTATAACGGCGGGCCGGTGGGCATCGAGACGCTGGCGGTAGCGCTGCATGAGTCCCCCCGAACCATCGAAGAGGTATATGAACCGTACCTCATCAAGGAAGGCTTCCTGCAGCGAACCCCCCGCGGACGCGTCGCTCTGGAGCGCGTGTATTCCTACCTCAAACTGAAGTCACCTGGCAACGCAAAACAACCTCAGCAACGCCTTTGGTAG
- a CDS encoding GNAT family N-acetyltransferase → MPPHIRPATPADFSRLDELERACPMAGDTTLFIYREGDYTRILRFFTRSYMWVAEVGDRLVGSVSWSWQPVLVNERPEPVGWLADVRVHPDYRKSPLIYHLFRQAHQQASADGVDLTIGTTLVGNSAVENLTPGRAGFPHFVYLATFDMLQLYPGLPVQNSLKGLELRPATRDDLTTICELLNSYYQRHQFRIEVTPERLQRVMALTEEGMRIEDYVLAHRNGKAVAVAHTWDQGTFKKPIVEAYSPYLALVASLTRLLNRFTPLPALPITGGILRYLWLRDIACGPGYEPDLTRLVRWFYHRMKGSRYHFLMAAVQRGDAMERLYRGIFRTRVTLKMWACSLSGRNVKKELAPEGKRLYHDFTLT, encoded by the coding sequence ATGCCCCCTCACATCCGGCCAGCAACCCCCGCCGATTTTTCTCGCCTGGATGAGCTGGAACGCGCCTGCCCCATGGCGGGCGATACCACCCTGTTTATCTATCGCGAAGGCGATTATACCCGGATACTACGCTTTTTCACCCGCAGCTACATGTGGGTGGCCGAGGTCGGGGATCGGTTAGTCGGGAGCGTCAGCTGGAGCTGGCAACCGGTACTGGTCAATGAACGGCCGGAGCCAGTGGGCTGGCTGGCCGACGTGCGCGTGCACCCCGACTATCGCAAGTCACCCCTGATCTATCACCTGTTCCGCCAGGCACACCAGCAGGCCAGCGCTGATGGCGTGGATCTGACTATCGGAACCACCCTGGTAGGCAACTCGGCGGTGGAAAATCTCACTCCCGGGCGGGCGGGATTCCCCCACTTCGTCTACCTCGCGACTTTTGATATGCTCCAGCTTTATCCCGGTCTGCCGGTGCAAAACAGCCTTAAGGGACTGGAGCTGCGGCCGGCAACCCGGGACGATCTAACAACCATCTGCGAACTATTGAATAGTTATTATCAACGCCATCAGTTCCGTATCGAGGTCACCCCTGAAAGGCTCCAGCGAGTGATGGCACTGACAGAAGAAGGGATGCGGATAGAAGATTACGTCCTGGCCCACAGAAATGGGAAAGCTGTAGCCGTGGCCCATACCTGGGACCAGGGCACCTTCAAAAAACCGATTGTAGAGGCCTACAGTCCCTACCTGGCACTGGTGGCCTCCTTAACGCGGTTACTGAATCGCTTCACCCCTTTGCCGGCGCTGCCTATCACGGGAGGTATTCTACGTTATCTGTGGCTCCGCGATATCGCCTGCGGTCCGGGGTACGAACCCGACCTGACAAGACTGGTCCGATGGTTCTATCACCGGATGAAAGGCAGCCGCTACCATTTTCTCATGGCAGCTGTCCAACGAGGAGATGCCATGGAGCGCCTTTACCGCGGCATCTTCCGCACCCGCGTCACCCTGAAAATGTGGGCCTGTTCACTGTCAGGTCGGAATGTCAAAAAAGAGCTGGCTCCTGAAGGCAAGCGCCTGTATCACGACTTCACTTTAACCTGA
- the pth gene encoding aminoacyl-tRNA hydrolase encodes MRLVIGLGNPGSLYAKTRHNFGYWVVDALASSRRLQFGPGKGDYLVVVQESADLALIKPTRFVNESGLSVQEALAFFRAAPEDMLVIFDDIDLPLGSIRFRPRGGAGGHKGMSSIIYQVGSEDFPRLRLGIATNALMRPSEKYVLEPFRPQDGPLVTGVLEQAVGGVNYYLEQGIERAMTQYNTRMMETQTERETHLS; translated from the coding sequence TTGCGACTGGTCATTGGTCTAGGGAACCCCGGTTCCCTGTATGCTAAGACCCGGCACAATTTCGGATACTGGGTGGTGGATGCCTTGGCAAGTTCTCGGCGGCTTCAATTTGGCCCGGGGAAGGGTGATTACCTGGTGGTCGTCCAAGAGTCCGCTGATCTGGCTCTGATAAAACCCACGCGTTTCGTGAATGAGAGTGGTCTGTCGGTACAGGAGGCGCTGGCGTTCTTTCGAGCTGCCCCGGAGGATATGTTAGTGATTTTCGATGATATTGACCTGCCGCTGGGCAGCATACGCTTCAGGCCGCGGGGCGGAGCAGGGGGGCATAAGGGTATGAGCTCCATCATTTATCAGGTGGGTTCGGAAGATTTCCCCCGTCTGCGGCTAGGCATTGCCACTAACGCGCTGATGCGCCCCAGTGAAAAGTATGTTCTGGAACCGTTCCGGCCTCAGGACGGTCCCCTGGTAACAGGGGTTCTAGAGCAGGCGGTTGGGGGGGTTAACTATTACCTTGAGCAGGGTATCGAGCGTGCGATGACCCAATATAACACGCGTATGATGGAAACACAGACAGAAAGAGAGACGCATTTAAGTTGA
- a CDS encoding ribose-phosphate diphosphokinase — protein MKLFAGRSNPKLAQEIADELGMPLGALTIRNFRDGEIWVKFEENIRNEDVFIIQSTNPPADNIIELMLLLDAARRASAYSVTAVVPYYGYARQDRKDKPRVPISARLFLDTFEAVGASRIITMDLHSPQIQGFVNIPFDHLYSRLVLLERLKREGLTNETGVVLSPDMGSARMGQAYARYLDVGFALIDKRRPSPNRAEVVHLVGHLTDRHVLVIDDMVDTGGTLISAAEAAVENGALSVTAIATHALFSGPASADLQRSPIDHIIVTNTIDFQTKGLEDKLEVISVAKIFAASIRRITAGQSLSSLFELES, from the coding sequence ATGAAGCTATTCGCCGGTCGATCCAATCCGAAGCTGGCCCAAGAGATTGCTGATGAGCTGGGTATGCCCCTGGGAGCACTAACCATCAGGAATTTCAGAGATGGTGAGATCTGGGTAAAATTTGAGGAAAACATCCGCAACGAGGATGTTTTCATCATCCAATCTACCAATCCGCCGGCTGATAATATCATTGAGCTGATGTTATTGCTGGACGCCGCCCGCCGGGCTTCCGCCTACAGTGTCACAGCCGTGGTTCCCTACTATGGCTATGCGCGGCAGGACCGGAAGGACAAACCGCGGGTACCCATTTCTGCCCGGTTGTTTCTGGATACTTTCGAGGCGGTGGGGGCGAGTCGCATCATAACCATGGACCTGCATTCGCCCCAGATCCAGGGCTTCGTGAATATTCCCTTTGATCATCTCTATTCCCGGTTGGTCCTGCTCGAGCGTCTGAAGCGGGAGGGTTTGACCAATGAGACCGGGGTGGTGCTCAGTCCTGATATGGGCAGTGCCCGCATGGGCCAGGCATACGCCCGCTACCTGGATGTCGGCTTTGCACTGATCGACAAGCGTCGTCCGTCTCCCAACCGTGCTGAAGTAGTACACCTGGTAGGGCATTTGACAGACCGCCATGTGCTGGTCATTGATGATATGGTAGATACTGGCGGCACCCTTATCAGTGCAGCGGAAGCCGCTGTCGAGAACGGTGCCCTATCGGTGACGGCCATCGCCACCCACGCATTGTTCTCGGGTCCCGCTTCTGCGGATCTGCAACGGTCGCCCATCGACCATATTATCGTTACCAATACCATCGACTTTCAGACCAAGGGTTTAGAAGACAAGTTGGAGGTCATTTCGGTGGCCAAAATTTTTGCTGCCTCCATTCGGCGTATCACTGCCGGTCAATCCCTGAGTTCCCTGTTTGAATTGGAGAGTTAA
- a CDS encoding N(4)-(beta-N-acetylglucosaminyl)-L-asparaginase, which yields MRQDLITRGRFIKTAAGLLAGLPFASHLRAGFSTISRVSKQRYPVRVIASANGLEAIKRAYQLITNGSDTLEAVIAGINLVEDDPEDVSVGYGGLPNEDGVVELDAAVMHGPSHRAGAVAALRNIKNPSRVAKLVMETTDHVLLVGEGALRFARAHGFKEQDLLTEKARKIWLKWKQSLSPDDDWLAPPDEDPQTGSVGFLARPMGTIHCAAMNSRGDISCATTTSGLAFKIPGRVGDSPIVGAGLYVDNEVGSCGSTGRGEANLQNLCSFAAVELMRGGMSPKDAGLEVLRRVVSHTREARLRDEKGRPNFGLKFYLLGKGGSYSGVTMWGPSKFAVADAKGARLEECAFLYARDN from the coding sequence ATGCGGCAAGATCTGATTACCCGCGGCCGTTTTATCAAGACTGCCGCCGGCCTGCTAGCGGGACTGCCTTTTGCTTCCCACCTGCGGGCTGGATTTTCAACTATCTCACGGGTCAGTAAGCAAAGGTATCCGGTGCGGGTCATTGCTTCGGCCAACGGCCTCGAAGCTATCAAGCGAGCTTACCAGCTGATAACTAACGGAAGCGACACTCTCGAGGCGGTCATAGCCGGGATCAATCTGGTGGAGGATGATCCGGAGGATGTGTCGGTGGGTTATGGTGGCCTGCCTAATGAGGATGGAGTGGTGGAGTTGGATGCGGCGGTGATGCACGGTCCCAGCCACCGGGCCGGCGCGGTAGCTGCCCTCAGGAACATCAAGAATCCTTCCAGAGTGGCCAAGCTGGTCATGGAGACCACCGATCATGTGCTGCTGGTCGGGGAGGGGGCCCTGCGGTTTGCCCGCGCCCACGGATTCAAGGAACAGGACCTATTGACCGAGAAGGCCCGTAAGATCTGGCTGAAATGGAAGCAATCCCTTTCTCCTGATGATGATTGGCTGGCGCCTCCTGATGAAGACCCGCAGACCGGCTCGGTGGGCTTTCTGGCCCGACCTATGGGAACCATTCACTGTGCGGCGATGAACTCGCGGGGGGACATCTCGTGCGCTACCACCACCAGTGGCCTGGCCTTCAAGATTCCCGGCCGGGTGGGCGACTCGCCCATTGTGGGGGCGGGCCTGTACGTTGACAATGAGGTGGGTTCCTGTGGCAGCACCGGCCGGGGCGAAGCCAACCTCCAGAACCTGTGCAGCTTTGCAGCGGTGGAGTTGATGCGCGGTGGCATGTCACCCAAAGACGCCGGACTGGAGGTGTTGCGCCGGGTGGTGAGCCATACCCGCGAGGCCCGTCTGCGGGATGAAAAGGGGCGGCCCAACTTCGGACTTAAGTTCTACCTCCTCGGCAAAGGGGGCTCCTATTCCGGTGTAACCATGTGGGGGCCGTCCAAGTTTGCCGTGGCTGATGCCAAAGGTGCCCGACTGGAGGAGTGCGCCTTTCTCTATGCAAGGGATAATTGA
- a CDS encoding asparaginase: MTNPIMSFVLRSERGESVHLTAAVLIDPSGAAVLSAGLVDIPFFIRSTAKPYQAIALLATGALEQFRLTEEDLAIACASHSGEPGHVEAVRAFMARAGVSEAALLCGPHFPYNRQAEEELLRRGERPTALHNNCSGKHAAFLAAARAMGAPLDGYLSPDHPVQQLILEHLQRLSGIEDIPVGVDGCSAPTFFLTLTLLARLAQRLAAGDDPLLVPQFKAMVSNPFLVGGTGRFDTDFTTVMNGRAVAKEGAEGLQTVAIRGRKGRGWGLALKVLDGSARPMGQVALEILKAFKLVGSAELEQLAAHYRPAYTNRAGLKVGTLLTQLEPGP, from the coding sequence ATGACCAATCCCATCATGAGTTTTGTATTGCGCAGTGAGCGGGGGGAAAGTGTGCATCTCACCGCCGCCGTGCTGATTGATCCCTCCGGTGCGGCGGTATTGTCCGCCGGGCTGGTGGACATTCCCTTTTTTATTCGATCCACCGCAAAGCCCTACCAGGCCATTGCCCTGTTGGCCACGGGTGCTCTTGAGCAGTTTCGGTTGACAGAGGAGGACCTGGCCATTGCCTGTGCCTCCCACAGTGGAGAGCCGGGTCACGTGGAGGCGGTGCGCGCCTTCATGGCCCGGGCCGGCGTGTCGGAGGCAGCCCTTCTGTGTGGTCCCCACTTTCCTTATAATCGGCAGGCGGAGGAGGAACTGCTGCGTCGGGGAGAACGTCCCACCGCGCTGCACAATAACTGCTCCGGCAAGCATGCCGCTTTTCTGGCCGCGGCACGGGCTATGGGCGCTCCACTGGACGGTTACCTGAGCCCGGACCATCCGGTGCAGCAGCTGATTCTGGAACACCTCCAGCGGCTCTCAGGGATCGAGGACATCCCGGTGGGGGTAGATGGCTGCTCGGCCCCGACTTTTTTCCTGACCCTGACGCTGCTAGCCCGCCTGGCTCAGCGCCTGGCAGCCGGCGACGATCCGCTGCTGGTACCTCAATTTAAGGCCATGGTCAGCAATCCCTTCCTGGTGGGAGGTACGGGAAGGTTTGATACTGATTTCACCACCGTGATGAATGGCCGGGCCGTGGCCAAGGAGGGGGCTGAGGGCCTGCAGACGGTGGCCATTCGAGGCCGCAAGGGCCGCGGCTGGGGCCTGGCGCTGAAAGTGCTGGACGGCAGCGCCCGCCCCATGGGCCAGGTAGCCCTGGAAATCCTGAAGGCCTTCAAGCTGGTCGGATCGGCAGAATTGGAGCAGCTGGCCGCGCACTACCGGCCTGCTTACACCAACCGCGCCGGACTGAAAGTGGGTACTCTGCTAACCCAACTGGAGCCGGGGCCGTAA
- a CDS encoding 50S ribosomal protein L25, with product MATKEYKIEVFKREESGKSGLRKLRAEGVIPGVYYAHDQQDAIPFKVTLKELRQALQSDALVYHVIVGGKRRNVLIKAIQYHPVTEEIMHVDFQGVRMDEQVEVRIPIHTIGRPIGVKDEGGQIHQALMELEIRCQASDIPAYIEVDISDLHIGHAIHAVDLDIGEVELVTSPDTMVVSVSKARGAVELPVVEEVEEEEFIFEEGAKGEAAAEARAERSSKE from the coding sequence ATGGCGACAAAAGAGTACAAGATTGAAGTTTTCAAGCGAGAAGAAAGCGGTAAGAGTGGTTTACGAAAACTCCGGGCGGAAGGAGTCATACCCGGCGTTTATTATGCTCACGATCAACAGGATGCTATTCCCTTTAAGGTAACCCTTAAGGAGCTGCGCCAGGCTTTGCAGAGTGACGCCCTGGTTTACCATGTGATTGTGGGTGGCAAGCGACGGAACGTACTAATCAAGGCAATCCAGTACCACCCCGTAACCGAAGAGATCATGCATGTGGATTTCCAGGGCGTCCGGATGGATGAGCAGGTGGAGGTACGGATACCCATCCACACGATTGGCCGGCCTATAGGTGTGAAAGATGAAGGGGGGCAGATCCATCAGGCCCTCATGGAGCTCGAGATCCGCTGCCAGGCGAGTGATATCCCGGCGTACATCGAAGTCGATATTTCTGACCTGCATATTGGACATGCTATCCATGCTGTTGACCTGGATATCGGGGAGGTTGAGTTAGTGACCAGTCCCGATACCATGGTGGTTTCAGTTTCCAAGGCTCGCGGTGCTGTAGAATTACCAGTTGTGGAGGAAGTTGAAGAGGAAGAATTTATATTTGAAGAAGGGGCGAAAGGGGAAGCTGCAGCGGAAGCGAGGGCCGAGCGATCCTCTAAAGAATAA